In one Brassica oleracea var. oleracea cultivar TO1000 chromosome C9, BOL, whole genome shotgun sequence genomic region, the following are encoded:
- the LOC106315986 gene encoding homeobox-leucine zipper protein HAT7-like, translating to MYMYEEERNNIANNQERLRLEMAFPQHGFMFQQLHEDNTHHLPSPTSLPSCPPHLFYGGGNYMMNRSMSFTGVSDHHHLTQKSPTTTNMHDQDQVGEEDNLSDDGSHMMLGEKKKRLSLEQVMALEKSFELGNKLEPERKMQLAKALGLQPRQIAIWFQNRRARWKTKQLERDYDSLKKQFDVLKSDNDSLLANNEKLHAELVALKKQDRQESAKIKREIAEASWSNNESTENDNNNSDINHVNMIKDLFPSSIRSATTTTTSAHTDHQMVQDQGFCNMFSSIDETTSGSYWTWPDQQQQHHNHHHHFN from the exons CAATATTGCCAATAATCAAGAAAGACTGAGATTGGAGATGGCCTTTCCACAGCATGGATTCATGTTTCAGCAACTCCATGAAGACAATACTCATCACTTACCTTCCCCTACCTCTCTCCCTTCTTGCCCTCCACACCTCTTTTATG GAGGAGGAAACTACATGATGAACAGATCGATGTCGTTCACGGGAGTATCAGATCACCATCATCTAACTCAAAAAAGTCCGACCACGACGAACATGCATGATCAGGACCAGGTGGGCGAGGAAGACAATCTATCAGATGATGGGTCCCATATGATGTTAGGAGAGAAGAAGAAGAGGCTCAGTTTAGAGCAAGTTATGGCATTAGAGAAGAGCTTCGAGCTAGGGAACAAGCTAGAGCCAGAGAGGAAGATGCAGCTTGCTAAGGCTTTAGGGTTGCAGCCTAGGCAGATTGCGATATGGTTCCAGAACAGGAGAGCTAGGTGGAAGACAAAGCAGCTCGAAAGAGACTACGATTCTCTGAAGAAACAGTTCGATGTTTTGAAATCGGACAATGATTCTCTTCTAGCCAACAACGAGAAACTCCACGCTGAG TTAGTGGCATTGAAGAAACAAGACCGTCAAGAATCAGCAAAGATCAAGAGAGAAATAGCAGAAGCGTCATGGAGCAACAATGAAAGCACAGAAAATGATAATAACAATTCAGATATAAATCATGTGAACATGATCAAAGATCTTTTCCCTTCTTCAATCCGATCCGCAACTACGACCACGACCTCGGCCCATACTGATCATCAGATGGTTCAAGATCAAGGATTCTGCAATATGTTCAGTAGTATTGATGAAACGACGTCGGGTAGTTATTGGACATGGCCTGACCAGCAGCAGCAACATCACAATCATCATCATCATTTCAACTGA